Proteins encoded within one genomic window of Glycine soja cultivar W05 chromosome 1, ASM419377v2, whole genome shotgun sequence:
- the LOC114420107 gene encoding uncharacterized protein LOC114420107, with product MNRSWIQAPRISDEYEKGVEDFLKFAKQHAPTVGGKYFCPCVNCVNGRCQALVVIRSHLICDGFIRSYTNWIWHGELPEVSLPADNEAVPLETGDRMEDMIRDLGQEGFLEAHAPYYEDLETDSKLPLYLGCTTFTRLSAVLALVNLKARFGWSDKSLTELLVLLKNMLPNDNKLSNSHYEAKKILCPVGLEYKKIHACRNDCVLYRKEFAELRNCPTCGVSRYKQNDGEYTDDVATSNPRPAKVCWYLPIIPRFKRLFATAHDASNLKWHAVDRINDGFLRHPADSPQWKTIDHLYPEFGAEPRNLRLGLASDGMNPFGNLSTNPSSWPVLLMIYNLPPSLCMKRKYIMLSMMISGPRQPGNDIDVYLTPLIEDMRKLWVDGVDVYDANQGETFRLQSMIFCTINDFPAYGNLSGYSVKGHQACPICEQNTSFIQLKHGKKTVYTRHRRFLKHYHPYR from the coding sequence ATGAATAGAAGTTGGATTCAAGCACCCCGCATAAGCGATGAGTATGAAAAGGGGGTTGAAGATTTCTTGAAGTTTGCAAAACAACATGCACCAACTGTGGGTGGAAAGTATTTCTGCCCGTGCGTAAACTGTGTGAATGGAAGGTGTCAGGCATTAGTTGTCATTAGATCACATCTAATTTGTGATGGCTTCATTCGGAGTTATACAaattggatatggcatggtgaattgccAGAGGTCTCATTACCTGCCGATAATGAGGCGGTACCGTTAGAAACCGGAGATCGAATGGAAGACATGATACGTGATCTTGGGCAAGAGGGATTTTTGGAAGCTCATGCACCCTATTATGAAGATTTGGAAACAGATTCCAAGTTACCGTTGTACTTGGGGTGCACAACCTTCACTCGGTTATCTGCAGTGCTAGCTTTGGTCAACTTGAAGGCtagatttgggtggagtgacaaaagtctGACTGAGTTGCTTGTCTTATTGAAGAATATGCTTCCCAATGATAACAAGTTATCAAATAGTCACTACGAGGCTAAGAAGATATTATGTCCTGTGGGTCTAGAGTAcaagaagattcatgcttgccgtAATGATTGTGTGTTGTACAGAAAAGAGTTTGCCGAATTGCGGAATTGCCCAACATGTGGGGTATCACGATACAAACAAAATGACGGGGAATACACTGATGATGTAGCCACATCCAACCCTCGTCCAGCAAAGGTTTGTTGGTACCTTCCAATTATACCCAGGTTTAAGCGATTGTTTGCTACTGCACACGATGCTTCTAACCTTAAATGGCATGCAGTTGACAGAATAAATGATGGGTTTCTCCGACATCCAGCTGATTCTCCACAGTGGAAGACAATTGATCACTTGTATCCTGAATTTGGAGCCGAACCAAGAAACCTTCGACTTGGTCTTGCTTCGGATGGCATGAATCCATTTGGTAACTTGTCCACTAATCCCAGTTCATGGCCTGTGTTGCTAATGATTTACAACCTTCCTCCTTCGTTATGCATGAAGCGCAAATACattatgttgtctatgatgatatcgggtccaagacagccaggaaacgATATTGATGTGTACCTTACTCCTTTGATTGAAGACATGCGCAAGTTGTGGGTAGACGGGGTTGATGTGTATGATGCAAATCAGGGTGAGACTTTTAGGTTGCAATCGATGATATTTTGCACCATCAATGACTTTCCAGCttatgggaatttgagtggatatagTGTGAAAGGTCACCAGGCTTGTCCTATTTGTGAGCAAAACACAAGTTTCATCCAACTTAAACATGGGAAGAAGACAGTTTATACACGGCATCGTaggtttttaaaacattatcaCCCCTATCGATGA